In Pirellula sp. SH-Sr6A, the DNA window TAGAAAAGGGCCATTTTCCCGATCTTCAGAATCGAAATGACCTTTGGTATTTGATGATCTTCATCACCCATCGCATGGTGATCGATCGATGGCGATCCAGGAAAAACCTCAGTCATCATGTCCCTTTCACCGGGACTTTAGAGGATGCCCTCGAAACCATCGATCACGATCTGGATTCCTTTCTCTCGGAGGATTCCGAGTCCGATTTCCAGATCCTTGAGATCGTAGATTGCTGGCAAGGGATGATCCGCCAAATCAAAGACCCGATCGCCAAAGAGGTCGCCAAGCTCAAGCTCGAAGGACTCAGCAATAGAGAGATAGCCGACAA includes these proteins:
- a CDS encoding ECF-type sigma factor, which codes for MNHSEGGQGSVTRWISAMRMGDPDAIRKLVERYFGRLRKLSEARIRRGKPIYEDGEDIAIQVLTSVCQKVEKGHFPDLQNRNDLWYLMIFITHRMVIDRWRSRKNLSHHVPFTGTLEDALETIDHDLDSFLSEDSESDFQILEIVDCWQGMIRQIKDPIAKEVAKLKLEGLSNREIADKLGIVPRTVERKSELIEQRWSALYETIDRD